From a region of the Neisseria subflava genome:
- a CDS encoding virB8 family protein: MMPDNSQKASNNKMAIEFINAAKGFESAEIVRVHKSARIAWRISGACLLITGLAVGAVAGLTPLKETRPYVIKVDNNTGQTEIVTMMKNQEQSYGEVMDKHWLTRYVQLRESYDWVTIQDNYDAVMLMSSPEIQAAFSKIYNDNPQAPHKVLKNQYKVVAKVKAVTFIGSTAQVRFEKRMVPISGDLNQEIPVQNMIATIGYEYANQPMSEEARRINPLGFIVKSYRVDPETAP; encoded by the coding sequence ATGATGCCTGACAATTCACAAAAAGCCAGCAATAACAAAATGGCTATTGAGTTTATTAATGCTGCAAAAGGTTTTGAAAGCGCAGAAATTGTGCGTGTGCATAAATCAGCAAGAATTGCATGGCGCATCAGTGGTGCGTGTCTCTTGATTACAGGCTTGGCAGTTGGAGCAGTAGCAGGTCTGACACCTTTAAAAGAGACACGGCCTTATGTAATCAAGGTCGATAACAACACCGGGCAAACGGAAATCGTAACGATGATGAAAAATCAGGAACAATCCTACGGCGAAGTTATGGATAAACACTGGTTGACACGTTACGTCCAACTTCGTGAAAGCTATGACTGGGTAACAATTCAGGATAACTACGATGCAGTTATGTTGATGAGTTCCCCTGAGATTCAGGCAGCATTTTCAAAAATCTATAACGACAATCCGCAAGCTCCGCATAAGGTATTAAAAAACCAATACAAGGTAGTCGCCAAAGTGAAAGCCGTGACTTTTATTGGTAGTACAGCGCAAGTCCGTTTTGAAAAACGTATGGTACCGATTTCGGGAGATTTAAATCAGGAAATTCCTGTTCAAAACATGATCGCAACTATCGGCTACGAATATGCGAACCAGCCTATGAGTGAGGAAGCCCGCCGTATCAATCCATTGGGCTTTATTGTCAAAAGTTATCGCGTCGATCCGGAAACTGCGCCATAA
- a CDS encoding type IV secretion system protein — protein sequence METTSYFSELANFLLNGMGTNLFQKSNNMISGIAPVFQIGFGIYILLVAFDYYKRGFDENVVDLGKRMIGWLLIIAFAFNSSQYQKLANIMWMLPENLSGLLGTSTYTASALDTQSNNILKMMENIFAYAASLDMLQVSDKLMLYIGGTVAVILAYLFFLITFAYYLIAKLSLAMVIVIGPMFIGSMLFPATRQWGMNWIGQILNYSVTVVFYVILGAL from the coding sequence ATGGAAACAACTTCTTATTTTTCCGAACTCGCCAACTTTCTACTAAACGGTATGGGAACTAATCTGTTCCAAAAGTCAAACAACATGATCAGCGGTATTGCTCCGGTTTTTCAAATCGGCTTTGGGATTTATATCCTGTTGGTCGCGTTTGACTATTACAAACGGGGGTTTGATGAAAATGTCGTGGATTTGGGTAAGCGCATGATCGGCTGGTTGCTGATTATCGCTTTTGCGTTCAATTCCAGTCAGTATCAGAAACTCGCCAATATCATGTGGATGTTGCCCGAAAATCTGAGTGGATTGTTGGGGACTTCAACCTATACTGCAAGCGCGTTGGATACCCAAAGCAATAATATCTTAAAGATGATGGAGAATATTTTTGCGTATGCCGCTTCTTTGGATATGCTACAAGTATCAGATAAGCTGATGCTTTATATTGGTGGTACGGTTGCTGTTATATTGGCTTATTTGTTCTTTCTCATTACATTTGCTTATTACCTAATTGCCAAACTATCATTGGCGATGGTAATTGTCATTGGACCTATGTTTATAGGTTCAATGTTGTTTCCTGCAACACGGCAGTGGGGCATGAATTGGATAGGACAAATCCTTAATTACTCAGTTACAGTAGTGTTTTACGTTATTCTAGGTGCATTGTAG
- a CDS encoding type IV secretion system protein: MNFKQPFFSPLDAAFNKELMMKMNLKKLSAMALLVTSFAAMPLAVTASGIPVVDGAAAAQRAQNFFQQMMEMAKQLAQMKQQYEQQVKQFKAMTGSRNMGNLLKDTLKDQIPSEWSEIYKGAKNIDYKSVINSKAYNPETAQRMAVHNMKEMEKVFNSMETQLKSLSRLMDEVNNTQDIKAATDLQNRISVEQAKIANNQTKLDMLDRLYKRQQEIEQRQYASREECMARHIRDHNYAVCNQ, translated from the coding sequence TTGAATTTCAAACAGCCTTTTTTTTCGCCGCTTGATGCGGCTTTCAACAAGGAACTTATGATGAAAATGAATCTGAAGAAATTATCCGCAATGGCTCTTCTTGTTACGAGTTTCGCAGCTATGCCTTTGGCAGTTACAGCTAGCGGTATTCCGGTAGTTGATGGTGCAGCAGCTGCTCAACGCGCCCAAAACTTCTTTCAGCAGATGATGGAGATGGCCAAGCAACTCGCACAAATGAAACAGCAGTACGAACAACAGGTTAAACAGTTTAAAGCGATGACAGGTTCGCGCAATATGGGCAATCTTTTGAAGGATACGCTCAAAGACCAAATTCCGTCCGAGTGGAGCGAGATTTATAAAGGCGCAAAAAATATCGACTATAAGTCTGTAATTAATAGTAAGGCTTATAACCCTGAAACGGCGCAACGAATGGCTGTGCATAACATGAAGGAGATGGAAAAAGTTTTTAACTCGATGGAGACACAACTTAAATCTCTGTCGCGCTTGATGGACGAAGTCAACAATACACAAGACATCAAAGCCGCTACTGACCTGCAAAACCGTATTTCTGTAGAACAGGCAAAAATCGCCAACAATCAAACTAAGCTGGATATGCTCGATCGGTTGTATAAACGACAACAAGAAATCGAACAGCGCCAGTATGCTTCCCGTGAAGAATGTATGGCACGTCATATCCGTGATCACAACTATGCGGTCTGCAATCAGTAG
- a CDS encoding conjugal transfer protein, giving the protein MIISDFLSNALKAQPAQSDFLPKICQHVTNNIVNYKTGHLAFVIRMEGLPFDGVDDKHLFTQFVSLRNVLAGMGKTLGNRLAVWGTLQRQKIVFDREYAFQTAFCQQFADKYLKRFQEVDYFENVFHLTVLIKTDFLEAGIKEAAEQIQILMRSLEPYDPYLLTAYKNENGVAFSEVYSFFGSLINGTREEIPLSFVDAYQTIPGANLHFGSDLCEIRSQNGTRKFAQMFDLKDFGISKPKILTSILRLPCEFTFTQSLVFINPYDMQGEIKKQLNNLTSVNDKATEQQKELEHGQGLLVSGELMFGDYHAALVVYGNTAEEAAANGARAYSTFLNAGGYRFTKAGLSAPATFFSQVPGSKERPRSFPKTTTNFATTFGIHNYSHGKKQGNPIGDGSAIMPLQTTSKTIYDFNFHFSNLKEDNLGEKIAGHTLILGATGTGKTTLQTSIMAFTERFNPYMFVMDLDRGMEIFIRAIGGSYFALEAGVPTGLNPFQLPDTPSNREFLYSLVGMCGADENGKLTATEEKEIQAAVDTLFSMDYENRRFSHLLQSIPVVPDPNSLRMRLSKWCESEGGRFAWCLDNPTNMFDAEKFFRVGFDLTDILKDDYPPTAPVLAYMFHLRNIMMDKVAKEDGILASIIEEFWYAARFEALQDIMLKILKTDRKRGGWLILVSQSPEDAISCPIFPAIVQQTPTKIFLPNPDAEFENSYERCGLTLKEFEELSKLSLESRTFLVKQSKQSAFAMLDLYGFHDEMAFLSGSSDNVELLHQIMEDVGSENPDVWYRPFIETLRERRAEKKNVRAA; this is encoded by the coding sequence GTGATTATCAGCGATTTTTTGAGCAACGCTCTAAAAGCGCAACCGGCACAGTCGGATTTTCTACCGAAAATCTGCCAACACGTTACAAACAACATCGTTAATTACAAAACGGGACATCTAGCCTTCGTCATCCGTATGGAAGGTCTTCCGTTTGACGGCGTGGACGACAAACACTTGTTCACGCAGTTTGTATCGTTGCGAAACGTACTTGCCGGTATGGGCAAAACATTGGGTAACCGTTTGGCGGTGTGGGGAACTCTTCAACGCCAAAAAATTGTATTTGACCGCGAATACGCATTTCAAACGGCCTTTTGCCAGCAATTTGCCGATAAATATCTGAAACGTTTTCAAGAAGTGGATTATTTTGAAAACGTGTTCCATTTGACGGTTTTGATTAAGACCGACTTTTTGGAAGCAGGTATTAAAGAAGCAGCGGAGCAAATTCAGATTCTGATGCGCTCACTTGAACCCTACGATCCGTATCTTTTGACTGCCTATAAGAATGAAAACGGTGTTGCTTTTTCGGAGGTGTACTCATTTTTTGGCAGTTTGATCAATGGAACACGGGAAGAGATTCCTTTGTCTTTTGTTGATGCTTATCAGACTATTCCAGGAGCTAATCTGCATTTTGGTTCTGATTTGTGCGAAATTCGTTCCCAAAACGGGACTCGTAAGTTTGCACAAATGTTCGATCTGAAAGACTTTGGGATTAGTAAACCTAAAATCTTGACATCAATCTTGCGCCTACCTTGTGAGTTTACATTCACTCAAAGCCTTGTGTTCATCAATCCGTATGATATGCAAGGCGAAATTAAGAAACAGTTGAACAATCTGACATCGGTCAACGACAAAGCAACGGAGCAGCAGAAAGAGTTGGAACACGGTCAGGGTTTACTCGTTTCGGGCGAATTGATGTTCGGCGACTATCATGCAGCGTTGGTTGTGTATGGCAATACTGCTGAAGAAGCGGCCGCAAATGGCGCTCGTGCTTATTCTACGTTTCTGAATGCGGGCGGTTATCGTTTTACTAAAGCAGGTCTTTCTGCTCCAGCGACATTTTTCAGTCAGGTGCCGGGCAGTAAGGAAAGGCCTCGCTCTTTCCCGAAAACGACAACAAACTTTGCGACAACCTTCGGCATACACAACTACTCGCACGGTAAAAAACAGGGCAATCCGATTGGTGACGGCTCAGCAATTATGCCGCTGCAAACCACATCCAAGACGATTTACGATTTCAACTTCCATTTCTCAAATCTGAAGGAGGACAACCTTGGTGAGAAAATCGCCGGACACACACTGATATTGGGTGCAACCGGTACGGGTAAAACTACTTTGCAAACATCTATCATGGCGTTCACAGAACGCTTCAATCCTTATATGTTTGTGATGGACTTGGACAGAGGTATGGAAATCTTTATCCGCGCCATCGGTGGTTCTTATTTTGCCTTAGAAGCAGGTGTGCCTACCGGGTTAAATCCTTTTCAACTGCCTGATACACCTTCAAACCGTGAGTTCCTGTACAGCTTGGTCGGTATGTGTGGAGCGGACGAGAACGGCAAATTGACGGCTACGGAAGAAAAAGAGATTCAGGCTGCTGTCGATACCTTGTTTAGTATGGATTATGAAAACCGCCGGTTTAGTCATTTACTGCAAAGCATCCCTGTTGTTCCTGATCCTAACTCACTTCGTATGCGCCTTTCTAAATGGTGTGAAAGTGAAGGTGGACGGTTCGCATGGTGCCTGGACAACCCAACAAACATGTTTGATGCTGAAAAGTTCTTCCGTGTTGGATTTGACCTGACCGATATTCTGAAGGACGACTATCCGCCGACCGCTCCGGTTTTAGCGTATATGTTCCACCTGAGAAATATCATGATGGACAAAGTTGCCAAAGAAGATGGTATTCTCGCTTCCATCATTGAAGAATTTTGGTATGCAGCACGTTTTGAGGCATTGCAGGACATCATGCTCAAGATTCTGAAAACCGACCGTAAACGCGGTGGCTGGTTGATTTTGGTGTCGCAATCACCGGAAGATGCGATTTCTTGTCCTATTTTCCCGGCGATTGTGCAACAAACGCCAACTAAAATCTTTCTGCCGAATCCTGATGCCGAATTTGAAAACAGCTATGAACGTTGTGGCCTGACGCTAAAAGAGTTTGAGGAACTTTCCAAACTCTCGTTGGAAAGTCGCACATTCTTGGTTAAGCAGTCGAAACAGTCGGCATTTGCCATGCTGGATTTGTACGGTTTTCATGATGAAATGGCTTTCCTGTCAGGTTCATCTGATAACGTTGAGTTGTTGCATCAAATTATGGAAGATGTTGGTAGTGAAAATCCGGATGTTTGGTATCGCCCATTTATTGAAACCCTGCGAGAACGCCGTGCAGAGAAGAAAAATGTGCGAGCCGCATAA
- a CDS encoding VirB3 family type IV secretion system protein, whose amino-acid sequence MKEDIHTEQPTFNGMNRRAMVAGIPLPALAACGLAAVTLTMATLPFLEGRALYFLLLPLPVLAFLYTISKHDDQALRVYFYETKYFLRRRNAKMFNGTNTILATKFGRQQSDYQRFFEQRSKSATGTVGFSTENLPTRYKQHR is encoded by the coding sequence ATGAAAGAAGATATTCATACTGAGCAGCCAACATTCAACGGTATGAATCGTCGTGCAATGGTGGCAGGGATTCCACTTCCGGCATTAGCCGCGTGTGGTTTAGCTGCTGTCACATTAACAATGGCAACATTGCCCTTCCTTGAAGGAAGGGCTTTGTATTTTCTGCTGCTACCTTTGCCGGTTTTGGCTTTCTTGTACACCATTAGTAAACACGATGATCAAGCCTTAAGAGTTTATTTCTACGAAACGAAATACTTCCTCCGACGCCGCAATGCCAAGATGTTTAACGGCACCAATACCATTCTCGCCACCAAATTTGGGAGACAACAAAGTGATTATCAGCGATTTTTTGAGCAACGCTCTAAAAGCGCAACCGGCACAGTCGGATTTTCTACCGAAAATCTGCCAACACGTTACAAACAACATCGTTAA
- a CDS encoding lytic transglycosylase domain-containing protein, with amino-acid sequence MKRIFILTTSLFAFYQTSAIADAPYPQYAALVEKHAALQRLDKNIVWAVMGRESSGNRYALSNKNARGLLQVIPPTAARMGVNPKNLYDPEQNIIAGTRYLRFLCNHFPDKSSPHGCNIDLVLAGYNAGEGAVRKYGGIPPYRETQHYVRNVKERYARLSGNRIVLASHPVQPFKPKPIPAVARSESSSENIVKVAAQAPVKRYAEWDVFKEF; translated from the coding sequence ATGAAGAGAATATTTATACTGACAACATCACTCTTTGCTTTTTACCAAACATCAGCGATTGCCGACGCTCCATACCCTCAATACGCTGCATTAGTTGAAAAGCATGCAGCATTACAGCGTTTGGACAAAAACATTGTATGGGCGGTTATGGGGCGTGAGAGCTCAGGAAACCGTTATGCTCTGTCCAATAAGAATGCACGGGGTTTGTTACAGGTAATACCTCCCACTGCTGCAAGAATGGGGGTGAATCCTAAAAACCTCTACGACCCGGAACAAAACATCATCGCAGGTACACGTTACCTGCGTTTTTTATGTAACCACTTTCCTGACAAATCCAGCCCACATGGTTGCAATATTGATCTGGTACTGGCTGGGTATAACGCCGGTGAGGGAGCTGTCAGGAAATATGGTGGCATTCCGCCTTATCGGGAAACGCAGCACTACGTCCGTAACGTGAAAGAACGTTACGCACGATTGAGCGGTAATCGTATAGTTTTGGCATCACACCCTGTTCAGCCTTTTAAGCCGAAGCCTATACCTGCTGTTGCCCGATCTGAGAGCTCGTCTGAAAACATAGTCAAAGTTGCAGCCCAAGCACCCGTCAAACGATACGCGGAATGGGATGTATTTAAAGAGTTTTAA
- the aldA gene encoding aldehyde dehydrogenase, which yields MKQLSMYINGRFETDFNGAWRDVLNPATEEVIAREPKGGKADVDRAVAAARDAQTTWERLPAVERGAYLRKIAQGIRERADELTDTIVAEGGKTKDLARIEVMFTADYLDYQAEWARRYEGEIIQSDRPRENILLFKRPLGVIAGILPWNFPFFLIARKMGPALVTGNTIVVKPSSVTPINCHIFAEIVHTSGLPAGVFNVVNGPGAEIGNALASHPQVDMVSLTGSVEAGRQVMEAAATNITKVSLELGGKAPAIVLKDADLDLAVKSILASRVGNTGQICNCAERVYVHSSLKDAFIEKMTAAMKGVRYGNPAEAEAGALEMGPLIEERAVKSVAEKVERAVRQGATLVCGGKRADGKGYFFEPTLLIDTDNSMDIMKEETFGPVLPVATFDTLDQVIALANDSEFGLTSSVYTTNLNEAFYVTRRLRFGETYINRENFEAMQGFHAGWKKSGIGGADGKHGLEEYLQTQVVYLETDI from the coding sequence ATGAAACAACTGTCTATGTATATTAACGGCCGCTTTGAAACCGACTTTAACGGCGCATGGCGTGATGTATTGAATCCGGCAACCGAAGAAGTCATCGCGCGTGAGCCTAAAGGTGGAAAAGCCGATGTTGATCGTGCCGTTGCCGCAGCCAGAGATGCACAAACTACATGGGAGCGTTTGCCTGCCGTTGAACGCGGCGCATACCTGCGCAAAATTGCCCAAGGCATCCGCGAACGTGCCGACGAGCTGACGGATACTATTGTTGCCGAAGGCGGCAAAACCAAAGACTTGGCACGCATAGAAGTCATGTTTACTGCCGATTATCTCGATTATCAAGCCGAATGGGCGCGCCGTTATGAAGGCGAAATCATCCAGAGCGACCGCCCGCGCGAAAACATTTTATTGTTCAAACGTCCTTTGGGCGTAATCGCCGGCATTTTGCCGTGGAATTTCCCCTTCTTCCTGATCGCCCGCAAAATGGGTCCGGCTTTGGTAACAGGTAATACCATCGTCGTCAAACCGAGCAGCGTAACCCCGATCAACTGCCACATTTTTGCTGAAATCGTTCACACTTCAGGCTTACCGGCCGGCGTATTCAACGTCGTCAACGGCCCGGGTGCAGAAATCGGCAATGCCTTGGCATCACATCCGCAAGTCGATATGGTCAGCCTGACCGGTTCTGTAGAAGCAGGCCGCCAAGTAATGGAAGCCGCCGCCACCAACATTACCAAAGTCTCATTGGAACTCGGCGGAAAAGCCCCTGCCATCGTTCTGAAAGATGCCGACTTGGATCTGGCCGTCAAATCCATCTTGGCTTCACGCGTGGGCAATACCGGCCAAATCTGTAACTGCGCCGAACGCGTATATGTCCACAGCAGCCTGAAAGACGCATTTATCGAAAAAATGACCGCCGCCATGAAAGGCGTACGCTACGGCAACCCGGCCGAAGCCGAAGCCGGCGCACTGGAAATGGGGCCGTTGATTGAAGAACGCGCCGTAAAATCCGTTGCCGAGAAAGTCGAACGCGCAGTTCGACAAGGCGCAACTTTGGTTTGCGGCGGCAAACGTGCCGACGGCAAAGGCTACTTCTTCGAACCTACCCTGCTGATCGATACCGACAACAGCATGGACATCATGAAGGAAGAAACCTTCGGCCCAGTCCTGCCGGTTGCCACTTTCGACACGCTCGACCAAGTCATCGCCTTGGCAAACGACAGCGAATTCGGCCTGACCAGCTCCGTCTATACCACCAATCTGAATGAAGCGTTTTATGTAACCCGCCGCCTGCGTTTCGGCGAAACCTACATCAACCGCGAAAACTTCGAAGCCATGCAGGGCTTCCATGCCGGTTGGAAAAAATCAGGTATCGGCGGCGCCGACGGTAAACACGGTCTGGAAGAATACCTGCAAACCCAGGTCGTTTATTTGGAAACCGATATCTAA
- the lysS gene encoding lysine--tRNA ligase, translated as MSEQNNPQIEPQLDENQIIALRREKLHNIRKERNAYPNDFKRDSFAADLHTQYGEISKEELDPQGIPVKVAGRMMLKRQMGKASFATIQDVTGQIQLYLNNKGVSQEVLDDFNHWDLGDIVGAEGTLFKTNHGELTVRVSNICLLSKSLRPLPDKHKGLSDQETKYRQRYVDLIANEESRNTFIKRSQIIQSVRNFMVNEHYLEVETPMMHPIPGGATAKPFVTHHNALDIPLYLRIAPELYLKRLVVGGLERVFEINRSFRNEGMSVRHNPEFTMIEFYEAFSDYERMMQMAEDIIRNASRAVNGTAKISYNGKEVDLESPFERLTILGAIKKYNPHYTDEQLNDEEWLKKEIVKHGESLPPSPGIGSLQLTLFEGCAEGKLWNPTFIIDYPVEVSPLARASDGKPGLTERFELFVVGRELANGYSELNDPEDQAERFKAQVAQKDAGDDEAMHYDADYIRAMEFGLPPTGGCGIGIDRLVMLLTDSQTIRDVILFPQMRPE; from the coding sequence ATGAGCGAACAAAACAATCCTCAAATCGAGCCGCAGTTGGACGAAAACCAAATCATCGCCCTGCGCCGCGAGAAACTGCACAACATCCGCAAAGAACGCAACGCCTACCCTAACGATTTCAAACGCGACAGCTTTGCCGCCGACCTGCATACCCAATACGGTGAAATCAGCAAAGAAGAACTCGACCCGCAAGGCATTCCCGTCAAAGTGGCTGGCCGCATGATGCTCAAACGTCAAATGGGCAAAGCCAGCTTCGCCACCATTCAAGACGTTACCGGTCAAATCCAGCTTTATTTGAACAACAAAGGCGTGAGCCAAGAAGTTTTGGACGACTTCAACCACTGGGACCTGGGCGACATCGTTGGCGCGGAAGGTACTTTGTTCAAAACCAACCACGGCGAATTGACCGTGCGCGTGTCCAACATCTGCCTGCTGTCCAAATCCCTGCGTCCTCTGCCCGACAAACATAAAGGCTTGAGCGATCAGGAAACCAAATACCGTCAACGCTACGTCGATTTGATTGCCAACGAAGAATCGCGCAATACGTTTATCAAACGCAGCCAAATCATCCAATCCGTGCGTAATTTCATGGTGAACGAGCATTATTTGGAAGTTGAAACCCCAATGATGCACCCAATTCCGGGCGGTGCGACAGCGAAGCCGTTCGTTACCCACCACAATGCCTTGGACATTCCGCTCTACCTGCGCATTGCGCCTGAGCTGTATCTGAAACGCTTGGTTGTCGGCGGTTTGGAACGCGTGTTTGAAATCAACCGCAGCTTCCGTAACGAAGGTATGTCCGTACGCCACAACCCTGAATTCACTATGATCGAATTCTACGAAGCCTTCTCCGACTACGAACGCATGATGCAAATGGCGGAAGACATCATCCGCAATGCCTCACGCGCTGTAAACGGTACGGCAAAAATCAGCTACAACGGCAAAGAAGTCGATTTGGAAAGCCCGTTTGAACGCCTGACCATTCTCGGTGCCATCAAAAAATACAATCCGCACTACACCGATGAGCAGTTGAACGATGAAGAATGGCTGAAAAAAGAAATCGTCAAACATGGCGAAAGCCTGCCTCCTTCTCCAGGTATCGGCAGCCTGCAACTCACCCTGTTTGAAGGTTGCGCCGAGGGCAAACTGTGGAACCCGACTTTCATCATCGACTACCCTGTCGAAGTATCGCCATTGGCACGCGCATCCGACGGCAAACCGGGTTTGACCGAACGCTTCGAGCTTTTCGTGGTCGGTCGCGAATTGGCAAACGGCTACTCTGAGTTGAACGATCCGGAAGACCAAGCCGAACGCTTCAAAGCGCAAGTGGCGCAAAAAGATGCCGGCGATGACGAAGCCATGCACTACGATGCCGACTACATCCGCGCTATGGAATTCGGCCTGCCGCCGACAGGCGGCTGTGGCATCGGTATCGACCGCTTGGTAATGTTGCTGACCGATTCGCAAACCATCCGCGACGTGATCCTGTTCCCTCAAATGCGTCCTGAATAA
- a CDS encoding alanine/glycine:cation symporter family protein, translating into MDQFFEQLHGWVNAINDPMWSGLVYMLLGAGLFFTVTTGFVQFRLFGRSIKEMLGGRKQGDDPHGITPFQAFVTGLASRVGVGNIAGVAIAIKLGGPGAVFWMWVTALIGMSSAFVESSLAQLFKVRDYDNHHFRGGPAYYITQGLGQKWLGVLFALSLIFCFGFVFEAVQTNTIADTTKAAWGWDQHYVGVALVILTAPIIFGGIRRVSKAAEIIVPLMAVLYLVIALFIIVTNISLIPDVFGQIFSNAFNFDSAAGGFLGGLISTTMMQGIKRGLYSNEAGMGSAPNAAAAAEVKHPVSQGMIQMLGVFVDTIIVCSCTAFIVLTYQQPYGDLSGAALTQAAIVSQVGEWGAGFLAVILFMFAFSTVIGNYAYAESNVQFIKSHWLVTAVFRMLVLAWVYFGAVANVPLVWDMADMAMGIMAWINLVAILLLSPLAFLLLKDYTAKLKMGKAPEFKLSEHPGLKRKIKSDIW; encoded by the coding sequence ATGGATCAATTTTTCGAACAGCTTCACGGCTGGGTAAACGCCATCAACGACCCAATGTGGTCGGGGTTGGTATATATGCTTTTAGGCGCAGGCCTCTTTTTCACCGTTACCACCGGTTTTGTACAATTCCGCCTCTTCGGCCGCAGTATCAAAGAAATGTTGGGTGGCCGCAAACAAGGTGATGATCCGCACGGAATTACACCGTTCCAAGCATTCGTTACCGGCTTGGCCAGCCGCGTAGGCGTGGGCAACATCGCCGGCGTGGCGATTGCCATCAAACTCGGCGGGCCGGGCGCGGTGTTCTGGATGTGGGTAACCGCCTTAATCGGCATGAGTTCGGCGTTTGTCGAATCTTCACTGGCTCAACTCTTTAAAGTCCGGGACTACGACAACCACCACTTCCGCGGCGGCCCTGCCTACTACATCACTCAAGGCCTGGGACAAAAATGGCTCGGCGTTTTGTTCGCCCTGAGCCTGATTTTCTGTTTCGGCTTTGTATTTGAAGCTGTACAGACCAATACCATCGCCGATACCACCAAAGCAGCATGGGGCTGGGATCAACACTATGTCGGCGTCGCCCTGGTCATTCTGACTGCCCCGATTATCTTCGGCGGTATCCGCCGCGTATCTAAAGCCGCGGAAATCATCGTTCCGCTGATGGCGGTTTTATATCTCGTCATAGCACTCTTCATCATTGTTACCAATATTTCCCTGATTCCTGACGTGTTCGGTCAGATTTTCTCCAACGCGTTCAACTTCGATTCGGCTGCAGGCGGTTTCCTCGGCGGTCTAATTTCGACCACTATGATGCAGGGTATCAAACGCGGCCTGTATTCCAATGAGGCGGGTATGGGTTCTGCGCCAAATGCCGCAGCCGCAGCCGAAGTGAAACACCCCGTCTCCCAAGGCATGATTCAAATGCTGGGCGTTTTCGTCGATACCATCATCGTCTGCTCATGCACCGCCTTTATCGTCTTGACCTATCAACAGCCTTACGGCGACCTGAGCGGTGCGGCGCTGACCCAAGCGGCAATCGTCAGCCAGGTAGGCGAATGGGGCGCGGGCTTCCTTGCCGTCATCCTGTTTATGTTTGCCTTTTCAACCGTTATCGGTAACTATGCCTATGCCGAGTCCAACGTCCAATTCATCAAGAGCCATTGGCTGGTTACCGCCGTTTTCCGTATGCTGGTTTTGGCATGGGTCTACTTCGGTGCAGTTGCCAACGTACCCTTGGTATGGGATATGGCAGACATGGCCATGGGCATCATGGCATGGATTAACCTCGTTGCCATCCTGCTCCTGTCCCCACTTGCCTTCCTGCTGTTGAAAGACTACACAGCCAAGCTGAAAATGGGCAAAGCCCCAGAGTTCAAACTCTCCGAACACCCGGGCTTGAAACGCAAAATCAAATCCGATATCTGGTAA